A region of Leifsonia xyli DNA encodes the following proteins:
- a CDS encoding potassium transporter KtrB → MSTITERALSDRAPKGAFNGRQLIAGLPGALRKLDPRDMWHNPVMFIVEVGAALTTVLAIAGPFLGPQTSGGSTTTIAFTWAIAVWLWLTVLFATLAESVAEGRGKAQAASLRKTRTTTVANRVTGYDEKRDPSATGSTTTEVPSAELRLGDVVVVSAGELIPGDGDIVWGIASVDESAITGESAPVVRESGGDRSAVTGGTRVLSDRIVVRITSKPGETFVDRMIALVEGAARQKTPNEIALNILLAALTIVFVVVVLVLGPTAGFANAAPSVTVLIALLVCLIPTTIGALLSAIGIAGMDRLVQHNVLAMSGRAVEAAGDVTTLLLDKTGTITYGNRQAAEFTPVEGVDPAELVEAAALASLSDPTPEGSSVVALAAQLGFVHEGELAGEVVPFTAQTRMSGVDFADGSQVRKGAASMVVAWAGESTRIPSSVLSDLDEKVQHIAEQGGTPLAVASRSAGGEATILGVIYLKDIVKAGLTERFADMRRMGIRTVMITGDNPVTAKAIAAEAGVDDFLAEATPEDKLALIRREQEGGNLVAMTGDGTNDAPALAQADVGVAMNTGTSAAKEAGNMVDLDSDPTKLIDIVRIGKQLLITRGALTTFSIANDVAKYFAIIPAMFVGVFPGLQALNIMQLHSPSSAILSAVIFNAIIIVILIPLALRGVRYRATSASALLRSNLLIYGLGGIIAPFIGIKLIDLLVSLIPGF, encoded by the coding sequence ATGTCCACCATCACCGAACGCGCGCTCTCCGATCGCGCGCCGAAGGGCGCCTTCAACGGCCGCCAGCTCATCGCCGGCCTGCCGGGTGCGTTGCGCAAGCTCGACCCCCGGGACATGTGGCACAACCCGGTCATGTTCATCGTCGAGGTCGGCGCAGCACTGACCACGGTCCTGGCGATCGCGGGGCCGTTCCTCGGCCCGCAGACCTCCGGCGGCAGCACGACGACCATCGCCTTCACCTGGGCTATCGCCGTCTGGCTGTGGCTCACCGTGCTGTTCGCGACACTGGCCGAGTCCGTCGCCGAAGGACGCGGCAAGGCGCAGGCGGCCAGCCTGCGGAAGACGCGCACCACGACCGTCGCCAACCGGGTGACGGGATACGACGAGAAGCGCGATCCGTCGGCCACCGGATCCACCACCACGGAGGTTCCGTCGGCCGAGCTCCGGCTCGGGGACGTGGTCGTCGTCTCGGCGGGCGAGCTCATCCCCGGCGACGGCGACATCGTCTGGGGCATCGCCTCGGTGGACGAGTCGGCCATCACCGGCGAGTCGGCCCCGGTCGTCCGCGAGTCCGGCGGCGACCGCAGCGCCGTCACCGGCGGCACGCGCGTGCTCTCCGACCGCATCGTGGTGCGCATCACGAGCAAGCCGGGCGAGACGTTCGTCGACCGGATGATCGCTCTGGTCGAGGGCGCCGCCCGGCAGAAGACGCCGAACGAGATCGCGCTCAACATCCTCCTGGCCGCGCTGACGATCGTCTTCGTCGTCGTCGTGCTGGTGCTCGGCCCGACGGCCGGGTTCGCGAACGCCGCCCCCAGCGTCACGGTGCTCATCGCGCTGCTGGTGTGCCTCATCCCGACGACGATCGGCGCCCTCCTGTCGGCCATCGGCATCGCCGGCATGGACCGCCTGGTGCAGCACAACGTGCTCGCCATGTCGGGCCGTGCGGTGGAGGCCGCGGGCGATGTGACCACGCTGCTGCTGGATAAGACCGGCACCATCACCTACGGCAATCGGCAGGCGGCGGAGTTCACTCCGGTCGAGGGAGTCGACCCGGCGGAGCTGGTGGAGGCGGCCGCGCTCGCCTCCCTCAGCGACCCGACCCCCGAGGGATCCTCGGTGGTGGCGCTCGCCGCTCAGCTCGGCTTCGTCCACGAGGGTGAGCTCGCCGGCGAGGTGGTGCCGTTCACGGCGCAGACACGGATGAGCGGCGTCGACTTCGCCGACGGGTCGCAGGTCCGAAAGGGCGCCGCGTCCATGGTGGTCGCCTGGGCGGGGGAGAGCACGCGCATCCCGTCGTCGGTCCTCAGCGACCTCGACGAGAAGGTGCAGCACATCGCCGAGCAGGGCGGGACTCCGCTGGCCGTCGCGAGCCGGAGTGCGGGCGGCGAGGCGACGATCCTCGGCGTCATCTACCTGAAGGACATCGTCAAGGCCGGCCTCACCGAGCGCTTCGCCGACATGCGCCGGATGGGCATCCGAACCGTCATGATCACCGGCGACAACCCGGTCACCGCGAAGGCGATCGCGGCCGAGGCGGGGGTCGACGACTTCCTCGCCGAGGCGACGCCGGAGGACAAGCTCGCGCTGATCCGCAGGGAGCAGGAGGGCGGCAACCTCGTCGCGATGACCGGCGACGGCACCAACGACGCCCCCGCGCTCGCGCAGGCGGACGTCGGCGTGGCGATGAACACCGGCACCTCGGCGGCGAAGGAGGCCGGCAACATGGTCGACCTCGACTCCGACCCGACCAAGCTGATCGACATCGTCCGCATCGGCAAGCAGCTCCTCATCACCCGCGGGGCGCTGACCACGTTCTCGATCGCCAACGACGTCGCGAAGTACTTCGCGATCATCCCGGCGATGTTCGTGGGCGTGTTCCCGGGCCTCCAGGCGCTCAACATCATGCAGCTGCACTCGCCCTCGTCAGCCATCCTCTCGGCGGTGATCTTCAACGCGATCATCATCGTCATCCTCATCCCGCTCGCCCTGCGCGGCGTCCGCTACCGGGCCACCTCGGCCTCGGCCCTGCTGCGCAGCAACCTGCTGATCTACGGCCTGGGCGGCATCATCGCCCCCTTCATCGGCATCAAGCTGATCGACCTCCTGGTCAGCCTGATCCCCGGATTCTGA
- a CDS encoding potassium-transporting ATPase subunit A: MTFWLFVAMLATLVLMLAVVYRPLGDYMAATFTSRRDLRVERGFYRVIGVEPGLGQSWPVYLRSVLAFSILGVLLVYALQRAQAILPYSLGLPAVPEGLSFNTAISFVTNTNWQSYSPEVTMGYTVQVAGLAVQNFLSAAVGLAVAVALVRGFAAHRSGAIGNFWVDLTRATLRILLPLSVVFAIILIVGGVIQNVNGFTHVSTLTGGTATIPGGPVASQEAIKLLGNNGGGFFNVNSAHPFENPTAWTNLVEIFLMLLIPFSLPRTFGRMVGDNRQGYAVLGAMATIFVVSLVALTLFELQGAGTATQAAGDALEGKEQRFGILGSTLFGTTSTLTSTGAVDSMHDSFTPLGGMMTMLNMMTGEVAPGGIGAGLYGILIVAIIAVFLAGLMVGRTPEYLGKKIGAREIKLASLYILITPTLVLLGTGLSFAIPAIRDNVEKVSIWNPGQHGFSEVLYAFTSAANNNGSAFAGLTANTPWLNAALGTAMFLGRFLPIVMVLALAGSLAAQDKVPATAGTLPTHRPLFVTLVVGVVIVVAALTYFPVLALGPLAEGHS; this comes from the coding sequence ATGACCTTCTGGCTTTTCGTGGCGATGCTCGCCACGCTCGTTCTCATGCTCGCGGTCGTCTACCGGCCGCTCGGCGACTACATGGCCGCCACCTTCACCAGCCGCCGCGACCTCCGGGTCGAGCGCGGCTTCTACCGGGTCATCGGCGTGGAGCCGGGACTCGGTCAGAGCTGGCCGGTCTACCTGCGCAGCGTGCTCGCGTTCTCGATCCTCGGCGTGCTGCTGGTCTACGCGCTGCAGCGGGCGCAGGCGATCCTGCCGTACTCGCTGGGCCTGCCCGCGGTACCGGAGGGGCTGTCGTTCAACACGGCGATCTCGTTCGTGACCAACACCAACTGGCAGTCGTACTCGCCCGAGGTCACCATGGGCTACACGGTCCAGGTTGCTGGACTGGCGGTGCAGAACTTCCTCTCGGCAGCCGTCGGCCTCGCGGTCGCGGTGGCGCTGGTCCGCGGGTTCGCGGCGCACCGCTCGGGAGCTATCGGCAACTTCTGGGTGGATCTGACGCGGGCGACCCTGCGCATCCTGCTGCCGCTCTCGGTGGTCTTCGCGATCATCCTGATCGTCGGCGGCGTCATCCAGAACGTCAACGGGTTCACCCACGTGAGCACGCTGACCGGCGGCACGGCGACGATCCCGGGCGGACCGGTGGCGTCGCAGGAGGCGATCAAGCTCCTCGGCAACAACGGCGGCGGCTTCTTCAACGTCAACTCGGCGCACCCGTTCGAGAACCCGACCGCGTGGACGAACCTCGTCGAGATCTTCCTGATGCTGCTCATCCCGTTCTCCCTGCCGCGCACGTTCGGACGGATGGTCGGCGACAACCGACAGGGCTACGCGGTCCTCGGTGCGATGGCGACGATCTTCGTCGTGTCGCTGGTCGCCCTCACGCTGTTCGAGCTGCAGGGCGCCGGGACGGCGACCCAGGCGGCAGGCGACGCGCTCGAGGGCAAGGAGCAGCGCTTCGGAATCCTCGGGTCCACCCTGTTCGGCACGACCAGCACGCTCACCTCGACGGGAGCGGTCGACTCCATGCACGACAGCTTCACGCCGCTGGGCGGGATGATGACGATGCTGAACATGATGACCGGCGAGGTCGCGCCCGGCGGCATCGGCGCGGGCCTCTACGGCATCCTGATCGTCGCGATCATCGCGGTGTTCCTGGCAGGCCTCATGGTGGGACGCACCCCCGAGTACCTGGGCAAGAAGATCGGTGCGCGCGAGATCAAGCTCGCGAGCCTCTACATCCTGATCACGCCCACCCTGGTACTGCTCGGGACCGGCCTCAGCTTCGCGATCCCGGCGATCCGGGACAACGTCGAGAAGGTCTCGATCTGGAACCCCGGTCAGCACGGCTTCTCGGAGGTGCTCTACGCGTTCACCTCAGCGGCGAACAACAACGGCTCGGCGTTCGCGGGACTCACCGCGAACACCCCGTGGCTGAACGCGGCGCTCGGCACCGCGATGTTCCTCGGCCGCTTCCTTCCGATCGTGATGGTGCTCGCGTTGGCCGGCTCCCTGGCGGCTCAGGACAAGGTGCCCGCGACGGCCGGGACCCTCCCGACCCACCGCCCCCTGTTCGTCACCCTCGTCGTCGGCGTCGTCATCGTCGTCGCCGCACTCACCTATTTCCCCGTTCTCGCGCTGGGTCCCCTGGCGGAAGGGCATTCCTGA